The following are from one region of the Indicator indicator isolate 239-I01 chromosome 14, UM_Iind_1.1, whole genome shotgun sequence genome:
- the STRA8 gene encoding stimulated by retinoic acid gene 8 protein homolog: MKAAGNRRKKHARARPSPLTQRQEAELCVAKQHSSQPHQRAVLTRLFISLREAVLSQSNSSASKYQVLCKAKKAIQKLEQTLGSLLKMKESFSLEDGNPSSLEEVREEYVKRHFSNHSAASASEAVSESDSAVQDMIPECEKPTMEEDGKPEFMQCADTASPDLTEFERYLHFYKHTVDLLIEHEIVCTEELPLPEVSTAISHFWQELSEERRDSILQYYSLMDPKPACQEPVCTAGWMRDSRGDSEEASGSTPEEVKFEDAFDVVAAFLDRSKTQGVSSQSAAHADCTSENPVDHHRLNLQITDFLKSLFFPNTQFCQEEDLQFDYVTVMLRCTETFDDEDF, translated from the exons ATGAAGGCAGCTGGAAACCGTAGGAAGAAACATGCCAGAGCACGACCCAGTCCCCTAACACAGCGGCAAGAAGCAGAGCTCTGCGTGGCAAAGCAGCACTCGTCACAGCCACACCAACGAGCTGTGCTCACAAGGCTCTTCATCAGCCTCCGGGAAGCTGTTCTGTCCCAGTCAAACAGCTCAGCCTCAAAG TATCAGGTTTTGTGTAAGGCTAAGAAAGCTATCCAGAAGCTGGAGCAAACCTTGGGTTCATTGCTGAAGATGAAAG AGTCCTTCAGTCTGGAGGATGGGAACCCATCCAGCTTGGAGGAAGTCAGGGAGGAATATGTCAAGAGGCACTTCAGCAATCACAG TGCTGCATCAGCCTCAGAAGCTGTGAGTGAGAGTGACTCTGCAGTCCAGGACATGATCCCAGAATGTGAAAAACCAACAATGGAAGAGGATGGGAAGCCAGAATTTATGCAGTGTGCAGACACAGCATCCCCAGATCTGACAGAATTTGAGCG aTACCTGCATTTTTATAAGCACACAGTGGACCTGCTGATAGAGCATGAAATTGTTTGCACTGAGGAGCTGCCTCTTCCTGAGGTCTCCACAGCTATTTCCCACTTCTGGCAAGAGCTTTCTGAAGAAAGGAGAGACAGCATCTTGCAGTATTACAGCCTCATGGATCCTAAGCCTGCTTGCCAGGAGCCTGTGTGCActgcaggttggatgagggacagcagaggtgaCAGTGAGGAAGCCAGTGGGTCCACACCAGAGGAA GTAAAGTTTGAAGATGCATTTGATGTTGTTGCTGCTTTCCTTGACAGAAGCAAGACTCAGGGAGTATCTAGCCAGAG TGCAGCACATGCAGACTGCACTTCTGAAAATCCAGTGGATCACCACAGACTCAATCTGCAGATCACTGACTTCCTAAAGAGCCTCTTCTTTCCCAATACACAGTTTTGCCAG GAAGAAGATCTCCAGTTTGATTATGTGACTGTGATGCTGAGATGCACCGAGACCTTCGATGATGAAGATTTCTGA